The genomic segment GACCAGTATGTCAAAAATATTGGAGCCTAAAGCATTGGCAACTGCCATATCGCCTCTGCCCTGTTTTGCAACAACAACAGATGATATTAAGTCAGGAGCTGATGTTCCTCCTGCAAGAATTGTTAATGCAACAACCACAGGAGGCAGGCCGATGGCATTGGCAAAAATAATGGCAGAATCCACAAGAATCCAGCTCAGTCCGCTTATGAAAACTATAGATACAAAAAAAACACGGATATAGGAATTATCAGCATTACCTGCAATCTTTCCTATGATATTAGTTATAAACATGTTTAATTTACTGCCATCTTCCTTTTTTTCAAGAATAACTTCAGGTTCAAGGGACTGGATTTCATCGTTTTTGGAAAGAAAAAATAAAACACCTATATAGATGCCGTAAAACCCGAGAAGAAGAAGGGTTTCAGATATAAGTATTTTCCCGTCCCAAAATACCAGTAAAAGCAGAATTATGCTTCCCAGGTAAAATGCAGTATCCCGAACAACTGCTATAAGTGTTATTTTTGCTTCATGTACAATGGCTGAAATACCTGTGATAACTAAAATATTAAAAACCGCTGATCCAACAATTGTTCCTATGCCCACATCACTATGGGCACCCCCGTCTTTAAACAGAGAAAAAATTGCAATGGAAAGCTCAGGTGCAGATGATCCGGCAGCCATGAGTGATGCTCCTGCAACACTGGATGGAAGATTCCATTTTTCAGAAATCTGATCCAGGCTTTTGACAAAAAAATTTTCAGTAATAATGGATAAAATGTAAATAGCTGCAATCATTATTAACAGGCTGGGAATAGCAATCATGATTTCTCCTTGTTTTTTGAGATATTATTTGTTTATACTTAATGTCCATTAAATGTTTATACATGTTTTTTTACATAATCTATGAAGCATTGCAAAGATTTTCTTTATCTGTTAGGATTATTCTTAATCTCATAAATCACAATAGACTTCCATAAAAATATTTCCTAAAAGTCTTTGCATGAAAAATACCTTTATTTTGAATCAAACCATAATTTAAGGAGAAAAAATGAAACACAATAAAATTATATTACATATGATTGTTTTTATTTCTATTATTTTTATTTCCTCAAAAGGATTTTGTTCTGAATTACAAGATTTAAATTATAACAAAATAAAGCCTGTAAAAATATCCCTTGCAGATGAAAATACAATAAAACTGCTTAGTACTGACTGGCTGAAAGAAAAGGAAAAAGAATCCTTTACCAGCCAAAAACCCGGGATTTCATATGTGTTCTGGATTTTTTTAGTTATTATCATACTTCTGGCAGTGTTTATCTTTATTTTATTTTCAAGCAGGATGACCAGGGATTTAAGTCTAAGAATAAAATTATACATC from the Desulfonema limicola genome contains:
- a CDS encoding calcium/sodium antiporter, translated to MIAIPSLLIMIAAIYILSIITENFFVKSLDQISEKWNLPSSVAGASLMAAGSSAPELSIAIFSLFKDGGAHSDVGIGTIVGSAVFNILVITGISAIVHEAKITLIAVVRDTAFYLGSIILLLLVFWDGKILISETLLLLGFYGIYIGVLFFLSKNDEIQSLEPEVILEKKEDGSKLNMFITNIIGKIAGNADNSYIRVFFVSIVFISGLSWILVDSAIIFANAIGLPPVVVALTILAGGTSAPDLISSVVVAKQGRGDMAVANALGSNIFDILVCLGLPWLIAILFMGKKVIEVGTSGLILSVFILISTVVILFIFLFTDRLLSKKEGFSLVLLYTAYVVWTILAG